A region from the Palaemon carinicauda isolate YSFRI2023 chromosome 16, ASM3689809v2, whole genome shotgun sequence genome encodes:
- the LOC137655784 gene encoding uncharacterized protein, producing MSSKILPLPESVRSKLRSGVSISCVGQCVEELVLNSLDAGATCIAIIIDFSIFRIQVVDNGHGICHENLKILGSRHSTSKCHSLQDLSNNLTYYGFRGEALASIVDLAAIIDVTTRSRGSTDTYTKLFMYGKGKSVSPASKRPSVGTTITIQDFMYNMPVRRKLIKEALDIENICIRLKSFALMHPDVSFCLKNDNTNEQVFQASKSNGLMSTFIQLFGSERAQGLAEVFHSIDNFNVSGYVGTQPHTTKSLQFVYVNKRLVLKTKIHKFLNDLLTRSSIISSRLHPTTPAPGRTPSSPTKGLRLYGMFVLNIECPLSDYDICFDPRKTLVEFKEWDKLLLCIEEMILNFIRDEGLVISLDERYRRSGREKVEDDLPVPHSSQALLQVFSRKRTADTKVGDDLPKEKYGRTICVEDNLSGLRSLIVRRINTKMESQITCVDPEEDDFDDLTPVSNEDDNRNGDDNGNHNSSQCQHGESSRDNQNQQPQKIEECHGGINTKKTNDHETLNKAVQGNVSPVRNNQDLKNLSHAEYIKSVLAKKRKDSKILQEKNVKNCSDDELSNQGEVDEHSTLSNLSPVRNNQGHVEYIKSILEKERKDSRNIRERILEEHSDDEGSSQEEVHEHSKLSNLSHVRNNQGHVEYIKSILEKERKDSRNLRERILEHSDHEGPNQEVDEHSQLPNVDSIDEANVSDLQNEDDIPTFSSSLFEREEKNLDIQSVGTHTRSCPKATETNILKLSEGTIETDFLGENRSEKSSLRELKELYDEKVKEIYSSKTLSTPEQDLIKTPSSPPPLKNKLLNYANKLDSIDQSPSSSTLCTEVDDNEQRSLSSLLKDGMLKYQKKKESSKFLEKFKFKKSFKNSGVKSHLEETKTTSLSRKCSHKMKEKTTVQKSDSITECTVEKPLLKTSHIPKNCESQNHGEKNDRQVKYSLRSAAKSNLGSELIENNPQVDGDLFKVLDAEDPKNPQNHCNEQLSKDYEIGLGNDDTSLDSSFRFSPVLTSTFKNDSDIKTSESSDQLPDKLPVPQHSKYKHSFCTVSKYKHSFCTVPVLPEPPKDFTNQDIVQKKMVSFSEHPDCQVIKDQIVGITKTSSSECYEGSENSIPKEGRIAAFPVQPEAEDKSCNKFSGKPFSCYHGTQPFEIYKDGSSADCKTIHCDPGSQIFIQETQSFSELETPVISLKDLVQKNGTKRDSAAKDTDIRVNSAIESKTYKGIHKGDVNSKDNSVQIEEMTESSLVIKESTSVEFPISSDFHILSSISGSQQQQPNNSCGKTTVEIHPESCSDGISQYDTSNSIKNKNFSPQINTDSLVQSTSLTNVDINNIMPSKEMPSCVSSAPKDCSSVSAKPVDTDERKRNENVVIPTEEEVLQSPSLHFSQLTVPSTADSESSKSSEFSSTIDVLGITLPTISGYSLCSTGMLEDTRNDPALIKSTLGEISVKGADTERILPKEKELPCDKGISLVPSLKAKLGEENFSGSDSFFIEAEKKTMKEKNDEENGFSFENRDCLVPPLDIKNTNADEERCTGSDSLINESEEMLNKQENEVCHTELLNKKKNEPCIPVTNDMGAFCESSISKTLDSCSDETNLTRNSNPEVSKIVSGWKETSDCNGKNIYINVRTGNTSYDKPIVKDMPEWNSSQSLGAPLLKVPLTHEPDYVPYGKYHPRQDFTLSHGYSTFLSWKKRRDAEKIACKKTTLTSSKLNIEEKSKTENLIKPSNMESLTAANENVNHSQSVENTESLVEGKEMPSHEKLSSSMPLEIDSLLKDFEADNESVKWAAKPSLEETSESNVAQICQLWEPHNFAMDADVLHSEPCVKAGEGMSSKGGPVRIYNIVHPYKFTKEMLPSCKVLGQVDKKFIACNIKYTLHEEPNSSHNLMVLFDQHAIHERVRLESIIKENLEIAESGKRIIVTSMVTPPISLSLPDDEVRLMVAYKELFFQRGLHFTKTSNSEISFHGIPNYVVPKESNMSRYRRGQAVDTIVESIVRDLCHTLYTTGGVVGIIPKPLQYLMNSQACRGAVKFGDELTLSECQELIDSLCSCQLPFQCAHGRPSIVPVVNMTHLAKLEKREGKPNIKKLVSQMSSQENEEET from the exons ATGTCTAGCAAGATTCTTCCCCTTCCGGAGTCTGTGCGATCCAAGTTACGATCTGGTGTTTCTATCTCATGTGTTGGACAGTGTGTTGAAGAATTA GTTTTGAATAGCCTAGATGCAGGAGCTACATGTATAGCCATTATTATCGACTTCAGTATCTTCCGGATTCAAGTAGTCGATAATGGTCATGGAATTTGTCATGAAAACCTGAAGATTCTTGGGAGCAG ACACTCAACAAGCAAATGTCATTCGCTTCAGGACCTTTCCAATAATCTCACTTACTATGGATTTCGTGGAGAAGCTCTGGCTAGCATCGTTGATTTGGCCGCCATAATTGACGTAACGACGCGCTCGCGGGGCTCGACAGATACATATACCAAACTCTTCATGTATGGAAAGGGAAAGTCTGTTTCTCCTGCTTCTAAGAGGCCAAGTGTAGGAACTACCATCACCATTCAAGACTTCATGTACAACATGCCAGTCAGACGAAAATTGATCAAAGAGGCCCTTGACATCGAGAACATTTGCATTCGTTTGAAAAGTTTTGCGTTGATGCACCCTGATGTATCTTTTTGCTTGAAAAATGACAATACCAATGAGCAAGTCTTTCAGGCAAGTAAAAGTAATGGCTTAATGTCTACATTCATACAGTTGTTTGGCTCAGAAAGAGCTCAAGGTTTGGCAGAAGTGTTCCATTCCATTGATAATTTCAATGTCTCGGGCTATGTAGGAACACAACCCCACACAACAAAATCGCTTCAGTTTGTATACGTAAACAAGAGATTGGTGTTAAAGACAAAGATTCACAAATTTTTGAATGACCTTTTAACTAGGAGCTCCATCATAAGCAGTAGGCTTCATCCTACAACTCCAGCTCCGGGGAGGACTCCATCCAGTCCTACTAAAGGCCTTAGACTGTATGGTATGTTTGTTTTGAATATTGAATGTCCTTTGAGTGATTATGACATTTGCTTTGACCCACGAAAGACCCTAGTGGAGTTCAAGGAATGGGATAAGCTCTTACTGTGTATAGAAGAAATGATTTTGAACTTTATTCGGGATGAGGGCTTAGTAATATCCCTAGACGAGAGATATCGAAGATCTGGTCGAGAAAAGGTTGAAGACGATTTGCCTGTGCCTCACAGCAGTCAAGCTCTTCTTCAGGTATTTAGTCGAAAGAGAACTGCTGATACAAAGGTTGGGGATGATCTCCCTAAAGAGAAATATGGACGCACAATCTGTGTTGAGGATAACTTATCTGGTTTGCGAAGCCTTATTGTTCGACGCATCAATACAAAAATGGAAAGTCAGATCACCTGTGTTGACCCAGAGGAGGATGACTTTGATGACCTTACTCCAGTCAGCAATGAAGATGATAACAGAAATGGTGATGATAATGGTAATCACAACTCTTCACAGTGCCAGCATGGGGAGTCTAGCAGAGATAATCAAAATCAGCAGCCTCAGAAAATCGAAGAATGTCACGGAGGTATTAACACAAAGAAAACAAATGATCATGAGACTTTGAATAAAGCTGTTCAAGGTAATGTATCTCCTGTTAGGAATAATCAGGACTTAAAGAATTTGAGCCATGCAGAGTACATAAAAAGTGTCCTTGCAAAGAAAAGAAAGGACagtaaaatattacaagaaaaaaatgtgaaaaattgcaGTGATGATGAATTGTCAAATCAAGGTGAGGTGGATGAACATTCAACATTATCAAATCTTTCTCCTGTCAGAAATAATCAAGGCCATGTAGAGTACATAAAAAGTATCttggaaaaggaaagaaaagacaGTCGAAATATACGTGAAAGAATACTTGAAGAGCACAGTGATGATGAAGGTTCCAGTCAAGAAGAGGTGCATGAACATTCAAAATTATCAAATCTTTCTCATGTTAGGAATAATCAAGGCCATGTAGAGTACATAAAAAGTATCttggaaaaggaaagaaaagacaGTCGAAATTTACGGGAAAGAATACTTGAACACAGTGATCATGAAGGTCCCAACCAAGAGGTTGATGAACATTCACAACTACCAAACGTTGATTCCATTGATGAAGCAAATGTTAGTGATCTCCAAAATGAGGATGATATTCCTACATTTAGCTCCTCACTCTTTGAGAGAGAAGAAAAGAACCTTGATATTCAGTCTGTGGGTACACACACACGCAGCTGTCCTAAAGCTACTGAAACgaatattttgaaattatcagAAGGTACGATAGAAACTGATTTTTTGGGGGAAAATAGGTCAGAGAAAAGTTCTTTAAGAGAATTGAAAGAGCTTTATGATGAAAAAGTAAAGGAAATATATTCTTCAAAGACTTTGTCTACACCAGAACAAGACTTAATAAAAACACCATCTTCACCTCCTccattgaaaaataaattacttaaCTATGCTAACAAATTAGACTCTATTGACCAATCTCCTTCTAGTTCTACTTTGTGCACCGAAGTTGATGATAATGAACAAAGATCTCTTTCCAGTCTTCTGAAAGATGGTATGTTGAAATATCAGAAGAAAAAGGAATCAAGCAAATTTCTTGAAAAATTTAAGTTTAAGAAAAGTTTTAAGAATTCTGGTGTTAAGAGTCATTTAGAAGAAACAAAAACTACTAGCCTCTCACGCAAATGCTCacataagatgaaggagaaaaCGACCGTGCAAAAGAGTGATTCCATTACTGAGTGTACTGTTGAAAAACCACTACTGAAAACGTCTCATATTCCAAAGAATTGTGAATCTCAAAATCATGGAGAAAAGAATGATAGACAAGTAAAATATAGTTTAAGGTCTGCAGCCAAATCAAATCTTGGAAGTGAATTAATTGAAAATAATCCACAAGTTGATGGAGATTTGTTTAAAGTTCTTGATGCAGAAGACCCCAAGAACCCTCAAAATCATTGTAATGAACAATTATCAAAGGATTATGAGATTGGCCTAGGAAACGATGATACAAGTCTTGACAGTAGCTTTAGGTTTTCTCCTGTACTGACTTCTACCTTTAAAAATGACAGTGACATTAAAACTTCAGAATCTAGTGATCAGCTCCCTGATAAACTACCTGTTCCACAACATAGTAAATATAAACACTCTTTTTGTACTGTTAGTAAATATAAACACTCTTTTTGTACTGTTCCTGTATTGCCAGAACCTCCTAAAGATTTTACTAACCAAGATATTGTTCAGAAGAAAATGGTAAGCTTTTCCGAGCATCCTGATTGTCAGGTAATTAAAGATCAAATTGTTGGGATAACAAAGACTTCATCAAGTGAGTGTTACGAAGGCAGTGAAAATAGCATACCTAAAGAGGGTCGTATTGCTGCTTTTCCGGTTCAGCCAGAAGCAGAAGACAAGAGTTGTAATAAGTTTTCAGGTAAACCCTTTTCATGTTATCATGGCACACAACCTTTTGAAATTTATAAGGATGGGAGTTCTGCTGATTGTAAGACTATACATTGTGATCCAGGATCTCAAATTTTCATCCAAGAAACGCAAAGCTTTAGTGAACTTGAAACACCAGTGATATCTTTGAAGGACTTAGTTCAGAAGAATGGTACCAAGAGAGATTCTGCAGCAAAGGACACAGATATAAGGGTAAACAGTGCAATTGAAAGTAAGACCTACAAAGGTATTCACAAGGGAGATGTTAATTCTAAGGATAATTCTGTTCAGATTGAGGAAATGACAGAATCATCTTTAGTTATTAAAGAGAGCACATCAGTTGAGTTTCCCATATCTAGTGATTTTCATATTTTGTCAAGCATTTCAGGAAGTCAACAGCAACAACCAAATAATTCATGTGGTAAAACTACAGTAGAAATACATCCAGAAAGTTGTTCTGATGGAATTAGTCAGTATGATACTTCAAactccataaaaaataaaaatttttctccTCAAATAAATACTGATTCATTAGTACAGTCTACATCTTTGACAAATGTTGACATTAATAACATAATGCCTTCCAAAGAAATGCCAAGTTGTGTCTCTTCAGCACCAAAGGACTGTTCTTCTGTCTCAGCCAAACCGGTTGATACTgatgaaaggaagagaaatgaaaatgTAGTGATACCAACAGAAGAAGAAGTTCTGCAGTCCCCATCACTTCATTTCTCGCAACTTACCGTCCCAAGTACCGCAGATTCGGAGTCATCAAAAAGCTCAGAATTTTCTTCAACTATTGATGTTTTGGGAATTACTCTCCCAACCATTAGCGGCTATTCTTTGTGCTCTACTGGGATGCTTGAAGATACTAGAAATGACCCTGCACTAATAAAGTCTACTCTTGGGGAAATCTCGGTGAAAGGTGCCGATACAGAACGTATTCTTCCTAAAGAAAAGGAACTTCCATGTGATAAAGGTATTTCTTTGGTACCATCGCTGAAGGCAAAACTTGGTGAAGAAAACTTTTCGGGATCAGATTCATTTTTTATTGAAGCTGAGAAGAAAacgatgaaagaaaaaaatgatgaagaaaatgGATTTTCGTTTGAAAATAGAGACTGTTTGGTTCCTCCTCTTGATATAAAAAATACCAATGCAGATGAGGAGAGATGTACTGGGTCTGACTCCTTGATTAATGAATCTGAAGAAATGTTAAACAAACAGGAAAATGAAGTGTGTCATACTGAATTGCTTAACAAGAAGAAAAATGAACCGTGCATTCCTGTTACTAATGATATGGGGGCATTTTGTGAAAGCAGCATCTCAAAAACATTGGACAGTTGTTCAGATGAAACTAATCTTACTAGAAATAGTAACCCTGAAGTATCTAAAATTGTAAGTGGTTGGAAGGAGACCTCTGACTGtaatgggaaaaatatatatatcaatgtaagaACTGGAAACACTTCATATGACAAGCCCATTGTTAAGGATATGCCAGAGTGGAATAGTAGTCAGTCACTCGGGGCACCACTACTGAAAGTTCCCCTAACTCATGAGCCCGATTACGTCCCTTATGGAAAGTATCATCCAAGACAGGACTTCACTTTGAGTCATGGATATTCAACATTCTTATCATGGAAAAAGAGAAGGGATGCTGAAAAAATAGCCTGTAAAAAGACCACTCTTACATCAAGCAAATTAAACATAGAAGAAAAGTCTAAGACAGAAAATTTGATCAAACCTAGTAATATGGAGTCATTAACAGCAGCAAATGAAAATGTTAACCATTCGCAGTCAGTTGAAAATACGGAATCTCTTGTTGAGGGGAAAGAAATGCCGTCGCACGAAAAACTTTCGTCATCAATGCCACTCGAGATAGATTCTTTGCTAAAAGACTTTGAAGCTGATAATGAATCTGTAAAATGGGCAGCTAAACCATCATTAGAAGAAACCAGCGAATCAAACGTAGCCCAGATTTGTCAACTTTGGGAGCCTCATAATTTTGCTATGGATGCTGATGTCCTTCATTCAGAACCGTGCGTCAAAGCCGGAGAGGGAATGTCAAGCAAGGGAGGACCAGTTAGGATTTATAATATTGTGCACCCGTACAAGTTCACCAAAGAAATGCTTCCATCTTGTAAG GTTTTGGGACAGGTTGATAAGAAGTTCATAGCTTGCAACATCAAGTATACTTTACACGAGGAGCCAAATTCATCACACAATTTGATGGTCTTGTTTGACCAACATGCAATTCACGAAAGAGTGCGAT